The following are from one region of the Roseobacter fucihabitans genome:
- a CDS encoding (Fe-S)-binding protein → MTEHTASDRPRVGLFVTCLVDAMRPNIGFATLKLLEAAGCDVEVPSAQTCCGQPAFNSGDDATTRAIAKQIIESFARYDYVVVPSGSCASMIRTHFGEVFGDEPDWIERQSALSAKTWEVLSFLSDVIGYHPEDVRYDGLATYHDSCSGLRDLGVRDQPRAMLANVDGLQMTPLKDNDACCGFGGTFCVKYPDISNAIVAEKTRNIVETKADTLLAGDLGCLMNMAGKLSREGHKVKAFHTVEVLAGMAGDGGICGEGS, encoded by the coding sequence ATGACAGAACATACAGCTTCAGACAGGCCCCGCGTTGGTCTGTTTGTGACCTGCCTTGTTGATGCGATGCGACCCAACATCGGGTTTGCCACTCTCAAGCTATTGGAAGCGGCGGGGTGTGATGTCGAGGTGCCATCAGCCCAGACATGTTGTGGACAACCCGCCTTTAACAGCGGTGATGACGCGACGACCCGCGCCATCGCCAAGCAGATCATTGAGAGCTTTGCGCGATATGACTATGTTGTGGTGCCCTCTGGGTCCTGCGCCAGCATGATCCGCACGCATTTCGGCGAGGTTTTCGGCGATGAGCCGGATTGGATTGAACGTCAGTCCGCTTTGTCCGCCAAGACGTGGGAAGTTTTAAGCTTCCTGTCGGACGTGATAGGGTATCACCCCGAGGATGTCCGCTATGACGGGCTTGCGACCTATCATGACAGCTGTTCGGGGCTGCGCGATCTGGGGGTTCGTGATCAGCCGCGCGCGATGTTGGCAAATGTTGACGGCCTGCAGATGACACCGCTCAAAGACAATGATGCCTGCTGCGGGTTTGGTGGCACGTTTTGTGTGAAATACCCGGATATCTCCAACGCTATCGTCGCCGAAAAAACCCGCAACATCGTGGAAACCAAAGCGGATACGCTGCTGGCTGGTGATCTGGGATGTCTGATGAATATGGCGGGCAAGCTGTCGCGTGAGGGGCATAAGGTCAAAGCGTTTCACACTGTTGAGGTTCTGGCGGGCATGGCTGGCGATGGCGGTATTTGCGGGGAGGGGTCATGA
- a CDS encoding L-lactate permease has product MSIGIQALLAFAPIALAGILLVGLRWPARNAMPLVYLSAALIALFFWGMPFSRVAASTVQGLLITVSVLWIIFGAILLLNTLKHSGAITTIRSGFTEISPDRRVQMIIIVWLFGSFIEGASGFGTPAAIVAPLLVAIGFPAMAAVVMGMMVQSTPVSFGAVGTPIVIGVTSGLDKVAVTAQLEAQGSSWEAFYGTIVSNVAMTHALVGLFMPILMVMMMTRFFGAHKSWTEGLSIVPFALFAAACFSVPYALAGVFLGPEFPSLIGALVALAIVVTAARKGFLLPKDNWDFAPAEQWPSEWIGDLEIKLEKLTDKAPISSVMAWTPYILVAGILVLSRVWPDFKSFLVSVSFGMKDIFGETGISASIQPLYLPGGILVFVALMTVLLHRMKPAQFGEAVGESAKLLVGAGFVLAFTIPMVRILINSGVNTADLMSMPVAMSTWLAAVVGDVYPFFTATVGALGAFIAGSNTVSNMMLSQFQYGVAEQLGQSTPMIIALQAVGAAAGNMIAIHNVVAAAATVGFLGREGAVLSKTIIPTIYYLVFTGIIGVVVMAL; this is encoded by the coding sequence ATGTCTATAGGAATTCAAGCTTTACTCGCTTTTGCGCCCATTGCGCTTGCCGGTATCCTGTTGGTCGGATTGCGATGGCCGGCACGCAACGCGATGCCGCTGGTGTATCTGTCCGCAGCACTTATTGCGCTGTTTTTCTGGGGCATGCCGTTCAGCCGTGTCGCTGCATCGACGGTGCAAGGCCTGTTGATCACCGTATCGGTTCTGTGGATCATTTTTGGCGCGATCTTGCTGCTCAACACGCTCAAACACAGCGGCGCAATCACGACGATCCGTTCCGGGTTTACCGAGATCAGCCCGGACCGACGGGTGCAGATGATCATCATTGTCTGGCTGTTTGGATCCTTCATCGAAGGCGCGTCTGGTTTTGGCACCCCCGCCGCGATCGTTGCGCCCCTGCTTGTGGCGATCGGGTTCCCGGCCATGGCCGCTGTCGTCATGGGCATGATGGTACAAAGCACGCCCGTTTCATTTGGCGCGGTTGGCACACCCATCGTGATCGGTGTGACAAGCGGTCTGGATAAGGTCGCGGTGACTGCGCAGCTTGAAGCGCAGGGATCGTCCTGGGAAGCCTTCTATGGCACTATTGTCTCAAATGTGGCGATGACCCATGCTTTGGTTGGGCTGTTTATGCCGATCCTGATGGTGATGATGATGACCCGTTTCTTTGGCGCGCATAAATCCTGGACGGAGGGTCTGTCGATTGTGCCATTTGCGCTTTTTGCCGCTGCGTGTTTCTCGGTGCCCTACGCGCTTGCGGGCGTCTTTCTCGGGCCGGAATTCCCCTCCCTGATCGGTGCGTTGGTTGCACTTGCCATTGTGGTGACGGCAGCGCGCAAGGGGTTTTTGCTGCCCAAGGACAACTGGGATTTTGCGCCCGCCGAGCAATGGCCCTCGGAGTGGATTGGTGATCTGGAGATCAAGCTCGAAAAACTGACCGACAAAGCGCCCATTTCTTCCGTGATGGCATGGACACCCTATATTTTGGTCGCAGGTATCCTGGTGCTCAGCCGTGTCTGGCCTGACTTCAAAAGCTTCCTGGTCTCAGTCTCTTTTGGAATGAAGGATATCTTTGGCGAAACTGGCATTTCGGCAAGCATCCAACCGCTCTATCTGCCTGGTGGCATCTTGGTTTTCGTCGCCCTTATGACGGTGCTGTTGCACCGCATGAAACCTGCGCAATTCGGGGAGGCTGTGGGCGAGTCTGCAAAGCTGCTGGTGGGTGCCGGATTCGTGCTGGCCTTTACAATTCCGATGGTCCGGATCCTGATTAACTCAGGCGTCAACACCGCGGATTTGATGAGCATGCCCGTTGCCATGTCGACCTGGCTGGCAGCGGTCGTCGGTGACGTCTATCCGTTCTTCACCGCAACGGTGGGCGCATTGGGGGCCTTTATTGCCGGAAGCAACACCGTCAGCAACATGATGCTCAGCCAGTTTCAATACGGCGTGGCGGAACAACTGGGACAATCGACACCGATGATCATAGCCCTGCAGGCGGTCGGTGCGGCTGCCGGTAACATGATCGCCATTCACAACGTGGTCGCCGCGGCGGCAACCGTGGGCTTTCTGGGGCGTGAAGGGGCTGTATTATCGAAAACAATCATTCCGACGATCTATTATCTGGTCTTTACCGGGATCATTGGTGTCGTTGTGATGGCTCTGTAA
- a CDS encoding phasin family protein produces MTKTPFDMSDMFKAFNPEAMSKVFDPSEMMKSLQQTHKGMPDLSAFIETNQRNFEAMAEANKAAAEGYRDMLAKQMEIFQSAIEPAQQKLKDAGDPATIQAGTEAMNEAVEQALSLMQKMAEATREANEKAFESIKDQAENMMGSKGS; encoded by the coding sequence ATGACCAAGACCCCATTTGATATGTCGGACATGTTCAAAGCCTTCAACCCGGAGGCGATGTCAAAGGTCTTTGATCCTTCAGAGATGATGAAATCGCTGCAACAGACACATAAAGGCATGCCCGATCTGTCGGCGTTCATTGAGACCAACCAGCGCAACTTCGAAGCCATGGCAGAGGCGAATAAGGCGGCTGCCGAAGGCTATAGGGACATGCTGGCAAAACAGATGGAGATCTTTCAATCAGCGATCGAGCCCGCTCAACAAAAGCTGAAAGACGCAGGTGACCCCGCCACGATCCAAGCCGGAACCGAGGCGATGAATGAGGCCGTGGAACAGGCGCTTTCTCTGATGCAGAAAATGGCCGAGGCCACGCGCGAGGCCAATGAAAAGGCGTTTGAATCCATAAAAGACCAGGCCGAAAACATGATGGGCTCGAAAGGGTCATAA
- the lpdA gene encoding dihydrolipoyl dehydrogenase, with protein sequence MDIKVPDIGDFEEVPVVGILVSVGDTVAVEDPLVELESDKATMEVPSPAAGVVKEIKVAEGDKVSEGSVIVVLEGAEAAEAPAAAAPAPTAAPAPVATAATGTATATGPGDIHAEVVVLGSGPGGYTAAFRAADLGKNVVLIERNPTLGGVCLNVGCIPSKALLHVAKVLTEAEEMSAHGVTFAKPKIDLDALRGWKDGVVAQLTGGLDGLAKGRKVTVVSGTGTFTGPNMIEVTGDDGTKTLSFDQCIIAAGSEPVELPFIPHDDPRVLDSTGALELGDIPKRMLILGGGIIGLEMACVYDALGSKITVVEFMDQLMPGADKDMVKPLHTRIAKRYEKILLKTKVTAMEAQKKGLKVTFEDAKGEVTSDTFDKVLVSVGRRPNGKLINAQAAGVAVDERGFIAVDNQQRTGVPHIFAIGDVVGQPMLAHKAVHEGKVAAEVAAGEKRAFDAMVIPSVAYTDPEVAWVGITETEAKAKGVKFGKGVFPWAASGRALSNARSEGMTKVLFDPTDDRVIGAAIVGTNAGDLIAEVALAIEMGCDATDLGHTIHPHPTLSETVNFAAEMYEGTITDLMPPKKRH encoded by the coding sequence ATGGACATTAAAGTTCCTGATATTGGTGACTTCGAAGAGGTCCCCGTGGTCGGCATTCTGGTCAGCGTCGGCGACACCGTTGCCGTCGAAGATCCGCTGGTCGAGCTGGAAAGCGACAAAGCTACAATGGAAGTGCCATCCCCGGCAGCGGGCGTGGTGAAAGAGATCAAGGTGGCCGAAGGTGACAAGGTTTCCGAAGGGTCGGTGATCGTGGTGCTTGAAGGCGCGGAGGCTGCCGAGGCGCCCGCTGCGGCTGCTCCAGCACCCACAGCCGCCCCGGCACCCGTGGCCACAGCGGCAACAGGCACCGCTACCGCCACCGGCCCAGGCGACATCCATGCCGAGGTGGTTGTTCTGGGGTCTGGACCCGGCGGCTACACAGCGGCATTCCGCGCCGCTGATCTGGGTAAAAACGTGGTTCTCATCGAACGCAACCCGACGCTGGGCGGCGTTTGCCTCAACGTGGGCTGTATCCCATCAAAAGCGCTCCTTCACGTGGCCAAGGTGTTGACCGAAGCTGAAGAAATGTCCGCCCACGGTGTGACCTTCGCCAAGCCCAAGATTGATCTGGATGCTTTGCGTGGTTGGAAAGACGGTGTCGTAGCGCAGCTTACCGGGGGTCTTGATGGGCTCGCCAAAGGGCGCAAAGTCACGGTTGTAAGCGGGACGGGTACATTCACCGGCCCCAATATGATTGAGGTCACGGGCGACGACGGCACCAAGACACTCAGCTTTGATCAATGCATTATCGCTGCGGGGTCCGAACCCGTTGAGCTGCCCTTTATTCCGCATGATGATCCGCGGGTTCTGGACAGCACAGGGGCGCTGGAACTGGGCGATATTCCAAAGCGCATGTTGATCCTCGGCGGTGGCATCATCGGTCTGGAAATGGCTTGTGTCTATGATGCGCTCGGCTCCAAAATTACGGTTGTGGAGTTCATGGACCAGCTGATGCCCGGTGCGGATAAGGATATGGTGAAGCCCCTGCACACGCGGATCGCCAAGCGTTATGAGAAGATTTTGCTGAAAACCAAGGTGACGGCGATGGAGGCGCAGAAGAAAGGCCTCAAGGTCACTTTCGAGGATGCCAAGGGCGAGGTCACAAGTGATACTTTTGACAAGGTCCTGGTTTCCGTAGGGCGCCGGCCCAATGGCAAGTTGATAAATGCGCAAGCGGCTGGCGTTGCCGTGGATGAACGCGGTTTTATCGCCGTGGACAATCAGCAACGCACCGGTGTTCCACATATCTTTGCCATCGGGGATGTCGTTGGCCAGCCGATGCTGGCGCATAAGGCCGTGCACGAAGGCAAGGTCGCCGCCGAAGTGGCCGCCGGTGAAAAGCGCGCCTTTGACGCGATGGTGATCCCATCCGTGGCCTATACCGATCCCGAGGTCGCATGGGTCGGCATCACGGAAACCGAAGCCAAGGCAAAGGGCGTAAAATTTGGCAAGGGCGTGTTTCCCTGGGCGGCATCCGGGCGTGCGTTGTCCAATGCACGCTCCGAAGGCATGACAAAGGTGCTCTTTGACCCGACCGATGATCGGGTCATCGGCGCCGCCATTGTGGGCACCAACGCGGGCGATTTGATTGCCGAGGTCGCATTGGCCATCGAAATGGGCTGTGACGCGACTGATCTGGGCCACACGATCCATCCCCACCCAACGCTCTCGGAAACGGTGAATTTTGCGGCAGAGATGTATGAAGGAACGATCACGGATTTGATGCCGCCGAAGAAACGCCACTAA
- a CDS encoding lactate utilization protein B, producing MIQTSDRFKEHVTRALADDDLKIALSRTTGLLQARRRQVIDEYAEYGAARERAGAIKDHTLAHLDHYLEMFETNARANGATVHWAKTPEAARRIVTKICTQAGAKTATRVKSMLGEEIGIAQALSDAGVERIETDLAEHIIQLAQDPPSHIVMPAMHKTHEQVAQLFDDLHDIAPDTHDIPDLVGSARRELRQKFLSADVSISGANFLIADTGATVTVTNEGNSELTCTPPKVHIVTAGIEKLVPGMAHASVFLRLLARAAIGAEITQYTTFYNGPKRSGDADGPEAYHIVLVDNHRSEMLGSDLQAMLKCIRCGACMNHCPVYAAIGGHAYGAVYPGPMGSVLTPALSSLKAAKDLPNACTLNGRCKEVCPVNIPLPDMLRNLRARQWEAKLASPVTKLALGAWRFVARRPKLYHFATGMAVFGMRLLSLGRTRIRRMPMAGGWVKYRDLPRPEKGSFMQQYKASKHAGEKRP from the coding sequence ATGATTCAAACCTCTGATCGGTTCAAGGAACATGTGACGCGTGCCCTTGCGGATGATGATCTGAAGATCGCGCTTTCGCGCACAACAGGGTTGCTCCAGGCGCGGCGCAGGCAAGTCATCGATGAATACGCGGAATACGGCGCGGCCCGCGAAAGGGCTGGCGCGATCAAGGACCACACGCTTGCGCACCTGGACCACTACCTTGAGATGTTCGAGACCAACGCGCGCGCCAATGGTGCCACTGTACATTGGGCCAAAACCCCCGAGGCGGCGCGGCGGATCGTCACAAAGATCTGCACGCAGGCCGGAGCAAAGACCGCCACACGGGTCAAATCGATGCTGGGCGAGGAAATCGGCATCGCCCAAGCGCTGAGCGATGCAGGGGTTGAACGGATCGAAACCGATCTGGCCGAGCACATCATTCAACTGGCACAAGACCCGCCGAGCCACATCGTGATGCCGGCCATGCATAAGACCCACGAACAAGTCGCACAGCTCTTTGATGATTTGCACGACATCGCACCGGATACGCATGATATTCCTGATCTGGTAGGCTCTGCGCGGCGTGAATTACGCCAGAAATTCCTGTCGGCGGACGTCAGCATATCCGGAGCCAACTTTCTGATCGCGGACACTGGTGCGACTGTAACCGTTACTAACGAGGGCAATTCGGAACTGACCTGTACACCGCCCAAGGTGCATATCGTGACGGCCGGTATCGAAAAGCTTGTTCCGGGAATGGCGCATGCCAGCGTCTTTTTGCGGCTTTTGGCGCGCGCCGCCATTGGGGCCGAAATCACTCAATACACGACCTTTTACAATGGCCCCAAACGCAGCGGTGATGCGGATGGACCCGAGGCCTATCATATTGTTCTGGTTGACAATCATCGTAGCGAAATGTTGGGCAGCGACCTGCAGGCGATGCTCAAATGTATCAGGTGTGGGGCCTGTATGAACCATTGCCCTGTTTATGCCGCCATCGGTGGGCATGCCTACGGTGCTGTCTATCCCGGCCCGATGGGATCGGTTTTGACCCCTGCGCTGTCATCTTTGAAGGCCGCCAAGGACCTGCCAAATGCCTGCACTTTGAACGGGCGTTGCAAAGAGGTCTGCCCTGTCAATATCCCGCTGCCGGACATGCTGCGAAATCTAAGGGCGCGCCAGTGGGAAGCGAAACTGGCCTCGCCCGTGACGAAACTCGCTTTGGGCGCGTGGCGTTTTGTAGCCCGCCGTCCGAAATTATATCATTTTGCAACCGGAATGGCCGTGTTTGGGATGCGCCTTCTGTCGCTCGGGCGCACACGTATCCGGCGTATGCCCATGGCCGGAGGCTGGGTGAAATACCGCGATTTGCCGCGGCCCGAAAAAGGCAGCTTCATGCAGCAATATAAAGCCTCAAAGCACGCAGGGGAGAAACGACCATGA
- a CDS encoding 2-oxo acid dehydrogenase subunit E2 — protein sequence MTTQVTVPDIGDFADVPVVGILVAVGDMVALEDSLVEIESDKATMEVPSPAAGKIVEILISEGQNVSKGTPLLVIEEEGSGDTPAPVAATPAAAVPDIPVAQASVAPVTDAGFGKAHASPSIRAFARTLDIDITKVNGTGRKGRILREDVTKFLKATTAPAAGGGAQSGGMGIPPIPVVDFSKFGPIENVEMPRIKKLSGPALHRSWLNIPHVTHNEEADITDLDTYRRELDAQAKTEGYRVTLLSFVIKASVSALKQHWEVNSSVHPDGDKLIKKDFFNIGFAADTPNGLMVPVIKDADRKGLVQISKELGDLSAQARDGKLKSADMQGATCTISSLGGIGGTSFTPIVNAPEVAILGLTRSKIAPVWDGEAFQPRNMQPLSLSYDHRAIDGALAARFCATLKHLLGDVRRLML from the coding sequence ATGACAACCCAAGTTACGGTTCCCGATATCGGAGACTTTGCAGATGTACCCGTTGTGGGCATTCTGGTTGCTGTTGGTGATATGGTCGCGCTCGAGGACTCGCTGGTCGAGATCGAAAGCGACAAAGCCACGATGGAGGTGCCAAGTCCGGCAGCCGGCAAGATCGTCGAGATCCTCATCTCCGAAGGGCAGAATGTCTCGAAGGGGACGCCTTTGCTGGTCATCGAGGAAGAGGGTTCCGGGGACACGCCCGCACCTGTTGCGGCGACCCCGGCGGCTGCGGTGCCGGACATCCCCGTTGCGCAGGCTTCTGTCGCGCCGGTCACTGATGCGGGATTTGGCAAGGCTCATGCGTCGCCTTCGATCCGGGCTTTTGCACGCACGCTCGATATCGACATCACCAAAGTCAATGGTACAGGCCGCAAAGGTCGTATCCTGCGCGAGGACGTCACCAAGTTTCTCAAAGCCACCACGGCACCTGCTGCGGGAGGGGGCGCTCAATCTGGAGGGATGGGGATCCCGCCAATCCCGGTTGTGGATTTTTCCAAGTTTGGTCCCATCGAGAACGTGGAGATGCCCCGCATCAAAAAGCTGTCCGGTCCCGCGCTGCACCGCAGTTGGCTGAACATCCCGCATGTGACGCATAATGAGGAGGCGGATATTACCGACCTCGACACATACCGCAGGGAGCTGGACGCCCAGGCCAAAACCGAAGGTTACCGGGTGACCTTGCTCAGCTTTGTGATCAAGGCTTCCGTTTCCGCGCTCAAACAGCATTGGGAGGTGAATTCTTCCGTGCATCCTGATGGCGACAAGCTGATCAAGAAGGATTTTTTCAACATCGGTTTTGCCGCCGACACGCCAAACGGTTTGATGGTGCCGGTGATAAAGGACGCGGATCGCAAGGGTTTGGTGCAGATATCGAAGGAACTTGGCGATCTGTCCGCACAGGCTCGTGACGGCAAGTTGAAGAGCGCAGATATGCAGGGGGCAACCTGCACCATTTCCTCGCTGGGCGGGATCGGTGGTACGTCCTTCACACCGATTGTGAATGCCCCCGAGGTGGCGATCCTTGGCCTGACACGCTCGAAAATTGCACCGGTCTGGGATGGCGAGGCGTTCCAGCCCCGCAACATGCAGCCTCTGTCGCTGAGCTATGACCACCGCGCCATTGATGGCGCGCTCGCCGCGCGGTTCTGCGCCACATTGAAACACCTGCTCGGCGATGTACGCCGGCTGATGCTGTAA
- a CDS encoding LUD domain-containing protein — translation MSDRALIFGAIRSAKRSPARPAEDIAKEAADLVAHPEVTQPGFAGETLLDRFVAKATSERVTATVDQLAAKRDIPRAVSEYLKKIGQGTDICVQNCAVLNGLDWSGFACSPDLEKDRGCAVTLAEYGIAETGSVVFRSGADSPILLNFLPMYHIVVLRTDTLIGYTEDLWPLLGGAHAPQSRLLTIVTGTSGTADIEAINVRGAHGPKHMHILIVPP, via the coding sequence ATGAGCGACAGGGCTTTGATTTTTGGGGCAATCAGGTCGGCCAAAAGATCCCCCGCGCGCCCGGCAGAGGACATCGCCAAAGAGGCGGCAGATTTAGTGGCCCACCCAGAGGTCACCCAACCGGGTTTTGCGGGCGAGACATTGCTCGACCGGTTCGTGGCCAAAGCAACCTCAGAACGTGTCACCGCGACCGTGGATCAGTTGGCGGCCAAGCGCGATATCCCGAGGGCTGTGTCGGAATATTTGAAAAAGATCGGGCAGGGCACAGACATCTGCGTGCAAAACTGCGCTGTATTGAACGGGTTGGATTGGTCCGGGTTCGCGTGTTCGCCAGATCTTGAAAAAGACCGGGGCTGTGCGGTGACACTGGCCGAATACGGAATTGCCGAAACAGGTTCCGTGGTGTTCCGATCGGGTGCTGACAGCCCCATACTTCTGAACTTCTTGCCGATGTACCACATTGTGGTTTTAAGAACAGACACCTTGATCGGATACACCGAAGACCTTTGGCCTCTGTTGGGGGGCGCGCATGCCCCGCAATCAAGATTGCTCACGATTGTCACTGGCACCAGCGGCACCGCAGATATCGAAGCCATAAATGTTCGCGGTGCGCATGGGCCAAAGCACATGCATATTTTGATCGTGCCACCGTGA